A stretch of the bacterium genome encodes the following:
- a CDS encoding glycosyltransferase family 2 protein produces the protein MSAATSPTPLVSVIIVNTNNGKDILPCLAALAERDQGIPFEVVVADNGSTDGSLEAIAERFPWVKVIATGENRGFGAACNVGIKHSTATTYLLLNPDTEVRPFALGRMYEQLSSHPSWGIVGARMLNSKGVPYRAARRFPTVRDLMLECLALPKLFPRSKRFNGYLYGESEIGELDKVDQVEGSCLMISPAAYAKVGLLDERFFVYFEEVDWCRRVREAGFENHIVQDAEVQHHLSTTMSRNLPRTRRIHAQSAMKYYLKYDGARGLAEVRSKLRTALVVRMLLLAPLSVLSTRNRIRLRAAYAEWRTYGEGLAS, from the coding sequence ATGTCAGCAGCAACTTCTCCAACGCCATTGGTGTCAGTCATTATCGTGAACACGAACAACGGCAAAGACATTCTGCCGTGTCTGGCGGCCCTCGCAGAGCGGGATCAGGGAATTCCGTTCGAAGTGGTTGTAGCGGATAACGGTTCGACGGACGGTTCACTCGAAGCGATTGCCGAGCGGTTTCCGTGGGTGAAAGTGATTGCAACGGGGGAAAATCGGGGATTCGGCGCGGCCTGTAACGTGGGTATCAAGCACAGCACGGCGACGACATACCTGCTGTTGAATCCGGACACGGAAGTGCGGCCGTTCGCGCTGGGGAGAATGTATGAGCAGTTGAGTTCGCATCCGAGTTGGGGGATTGTTGGCGCGCGAATGCTGAACAGCAAGGGCGTGCCCTATCGCGCGGCGCGGCGTTTTCCGACAGTGCGTGACCTGATGCTGGAATGTCTTGCGCTGCCGAAGCTGTTTCCGCGTTCGAAGCGGTTCAATGGATATCTCTACGGTGAATCCGAGATTGGAGAGTTGGACAAAGTGGATCAGGTGGAAGGGAGCTGTCTGATGATTTCGCCGGCGGCCTATGCGAAAGTTGGCTTGCTCGACGAGCGGTTCTTTGTCTACTTCGAGGAGGTGGATTGGTGCAGACGGGTCAGGGAAGCGGGATTTGAGAATCACATCGTGCAGGATGCGGAAGTTCAGCATCACCTGTCCACGACGATGAGCCGCAACCTGCCTCGCACGCGGCGCATTCACGCACAGAGCGCGATGAAGTATTATCTAAAATATGACGGAGCGCGCGGGTTGGCGGAGGTTCGGAGCAAACTGCGCACAGCGCTGGTGGTGCGGATGCTGCTGCTGGCGCCGCTCAGTGTTTTGAGCACGCGCAATAGGATTCGACTGCGCGCGGCCTATGCCGAGTGGCGCACCTACGGAGAAGGACTCGCGTCGTGA
- a CDS encoding glycosyltransferase family 4 protein, with product MKVLHVMNGPNWGGSYALATRLCVQQRKAGVDATVCHLEGGNSKERVTAMGAPLLSYDPETTFTSKLARWSDLERGYERILREWRPDIIHTHVSLSHLLTGRILSRLKGPKWVALFHQSWRQFGYDYGMQGKPWMKYYMMLRHGFGDVWSTRRCDQIVTVSEAIRRDCLRFGMRGSRVKTIYNGVIPQVVEHVPPLRDEWGIPAEHRVICSLGYFDPRKGFDLLVAAFEQFGGRHPDVHLVIAGGNIGNETQYREKILQMKASSRYKERIHILGEQNSGAVFLLNGDICVVPSRQEPASTVLIEAMHLGMPCVVTSAGGGNELARHEEESLVFENGNVGDLAAQIERLLNDPVFASRLGKAAATKARTQLTLERCAKDYIELYKEILEERGKG from the coding sequence GTGAAGGTGCTGCACGTCATGAATGGTCCGAACTGGGGCGGTTCGTATGCGCTGGCCACGCGACTGTGCGTGCAACAGCGCAAAGCGGGAGTCGACGCGACGGTCTGTCATTTGGAAGGCGGCAACTCAAAGGAGCGGGTGACAGCGATGGGCGCTCCGCTGCTCAGTTACGATCCGGAGACGACATTCACCTCGAAGCTGGCGCGGTGGAGCGACCTCGAAAGAGGCTACGAGCGGATTCTGCGCGAGTGGCGTCCCGATATCATTCACACTCACGTCTCGCTTTCGCATCTGCTGACAGGGCGGATACTGTCGCGTCTGAAGGGGCCAAAGTGGGTCGCGCTGTTTCATCAGTCGTGGAGACAGTTCGGCTACGACTATGGGATGCAGGGGAAGCCGTGGATGAAGTATTACATGATGCTGCGTCACGGTTTCGGAGATGTCTGGTCAACGAGGCGATGTGATCAAATTGTGACGGTCTCGGAGGCGATACGGCGCGACTGTCTGCGATTCGGTATGCGCGGTTCGCGCGTGAAGACGATCTACAACGGGGTTATTCCGCAAGTTGTGGAGCACGTGCCTCCGCTGCGGGACGAGTGGGGGATTCCCGCCGAGCATCGGGTGATTTGCAGTTTGGGCTACTTCGATCCGCGCAAGGGATTCGACCTGCTGGTTGCGGCGTTCGAGCAGTTTGGCGGAAGGCATCCGGACGTGCATCTGGTGATTGCGGGCGGGAATATCGGGAATGAGACACAGTATCGGGAAAAGATACTCCAGATGAAAGCGAGTTCCCGCTATAAAGAACGCATCCATATTCTCGGAGAGCAGAATTCGGGCGCGGTGTTTCTGTTGAACGGGGATATCTGTGTTGTACCATCGCGGCAAGAACCTGCCTCGACAGTGCTGATTGAGGCGATGCATTTAGGGATGCCGTGCGTGGTGACTTCTGCCGGGGGGGGCAATGAGCTTGCCCGTCACGAAGAGGAGTCGCTGGTGTTTGAAAACGGCAACGTGGGAGATCTTGCGGCACAGATCGAACGGCTCTTGAATGATCCGGTATTTGCCTCAAGGCTTGGAAAAGCGGCAGCTACGAAAGCGCGGACGCAACTGACCCTTGAGCGCTGTGCGAAGGATTACATTGAATTATATAAGGAAATCTTGGAGGAGCGCGGTAAAGGGTAG